DNA sequence from the Parasphingorhabdus cellanae genome:
AACGATTTTTGCGATCGACAGCGTATTGGAACCAATTTGGCGTCGACTTCATACAAAAAGGGATGCGGCATGAACGCTGAATCGCAATCGGATGTGATAGCGGGCAAAAGTTCGCTGGTTAATCGCCGACACTTGATCATGGGCGGTGCCTTTTGTCTGGCCGCTGGTCTGGCTTACGCTCGCACGCCGCAAGTTGTATTTCCTGCGGTAGAAAAGGAAGATTTCGAGAAACTAATACCTGAAAGAATAGGATCGTGGGAGTTTAAAACGTCAAGTGGTGTAGTGCTGCCGCCACCTGACGCTCTTTCTGACCGGCTATATGATAACCTTGTTACCCGGGTTTATTCGGCTCCCGAAGACCCGCCGATCATGTTTCTGACCGCTTATAGTAATACCCAAGATGGGGTGTTGCAGGTGCATCGGCCAGAGATATGCTATCCAGCCGGCGGCTATAATTTGACACCCACGCGTCCTGTTTCGATCGAAAATGGTGTGGGTGGAAATATCGCGGCTAATGCGTTTACCGCTACCGGGCGCGATCGCACGGAGCATGTTCTGTATTGGACGCGTGTAGGCAATCAATTTCCATTGACATGGAGCCAGCAGCGACTTGCCGTGGTTCGGGCCAATCTTGAAGGTGTAATCCCTGATGGCGTTTTGGTCAGGGCCTCGCTCATTGCACCAACGATGGAAGAGGCCATGCCGCATCTTTCAAAATTTGCGGCCCAATTGAACCAAAATATGAATGATCAGGGAAGAGCCCTGTTAAGCGGAATAAAAAGCAACGGTTAGCAGTTTCATTCCTAAGCCACTCTGAGCTTATTCTTTGGGTCGGTTGAATTTGTCAAAGGGCTTAAGAACCATCATGATGAAGGTGATAACTGTCGCTATAACCGCGACAGCCGCCAACTGGTAACCCTCGTTGCCAAGATAATTGGCGCCAGCGCAACCCACCGATGCGACAAGATATTGCCACAGATGATCTGGTGGATCATCCTCAACCGAACGATCAAGAAATAATACAATTAAACCGCCAAAAATTGCGACTGTCAGCCAATCGTAAATGGTTTCCAATTCGGTCCTCCGTTGCTATGCATGCTGCTGTATATTTTTATGGGTCGTCTAACAAGCCAATGATTCGTTTTGTCTTTTTACTGGACAAAGCTGCGGGAGAAGTAACCATGTTGAACACTATATCTGTCAAAAAACGCGCGTTGATGTGTATCACTGCAAGCGCTGTGATGCTTACAGGTTGTGAAAAAACAGCCGAAGGTCAAGTGGCGGCTGTAGTGAATGGCGAAGAAGTGACATTGCAGGAGATCAATGCGGCGTTGAGCGAAGCAAATGTTCCAGAAGGTGCAGACAAGGAAGTTCTTCAGCAACAAGCACTTCAGCAGATTGTCGATCGCCGGCTGCTGGCGCAAGCGGCTAAGGAAAGTGGCATAGATCAAGATCCTTCATATCTTATACGTCAGCGTCAACTTAGCGAAGCTTTGTTGGTTCGCATGTATGCAGACAAGGCCGGCACAACAATCAAAGTTCCAGATCAGGCGGCTATTGATCGTTACACCGAAGCCCATCCATTCACTTTTGCTAATCGGACAGTTTACGCGGTTGATCAGATAGTTTTTCCGGCACCAGCTAATCTCGGCGACTTGAAGCAGTTGGAAGTGGCGCAAACACTGGCCGATGTAGAACGGATATTGACAGACATGGACATAAAATTTGTGCGTAAATCAGCACAAATGGATTCCGTTCAGGTTCCGCCCGCAATGATGGCGCAAATCGTGTCACTGGCTCCTGGGGAACCATTTGTGATTCCTACCGGAGCAACCGTGACGGCGAGCGTTATCAAAGCGCAACAAAAAGTGCCTTATAATGCAGAGCAAGCTGGCCCGGTCGCCGTCAAAGCCATACGCAACGAAGAAATGGCGAAGATCATGAAGCAGCGTTTGACAGAAGCGAAAGCAAAGGCTGAAATTACATATCAGACCGGTTTCGCGCCACCTGCGGAAAAGGGTGGAGAAGCCGATACGCCTGATGTAATCAAGAAAGCTGTTGAAGCGCCTTCGGGTTAGGCTCCTTCCTACCGTCAGATCGATACAATAAGCTTCCGGCAAACATCACTGCTGGAAAGAAGATGAAAGCGTTCAATAGCGCGTCGATCAACATAATGACTACGACCATAGCGAGCACTAAGGCGGAAGAGGGATCGTCCCGCGTTTCGTCGAGCTCAATCGTTTTTGCTTGAATGGATTGGCTATTTCGTAAGCGCGACAGCATGGCGGCTATGGGCGAACCGAGGGCTAGCATGAGTCCAATCAATCCAAATTGACCGACAAGTAACAACCACAGGCCCCAAGGACGGCGACCCAGCTCTCGCCACCAGTCCCACTGACCAGAGCCTGTGATCAGATTTTCCTGGATTTGGGGAATTGTTTGCTGATCTTGAGATATTCTCCAGGAGAATGAACTGCGGCCAGTGGTCCGCAATACATCCAAGGCAACCTGCCCGACGACCGTTTCTTTCGCGATTGATCTGAGCGGGATCACGCCACTTCCATATACCGCCAGTGCGAGTGATATCAAAATCATGGCCGGCACAGCTGCCCTGATGGAATAGCGCAACAGTCTATCGAACAGGACCACTGTCATACCGATAAACATTAACAGCAAAGCACCGATCGATTGGGCCGCTATCGCCATCATGCATAATATCACGGCGGCGATGCAGTGCAATTTTCGATTATGATCTGATGGCAGAGTCTTGAAACGCCAGACAGCCAATAGCGCGGTACAACACACCCATAACCCGTATTGATTACCATCTTCAAACATGGCGAGTGGGCGATATCCGAAATATCGTTCCGCTCCGACATTCGCAAAGGGATGAACGCCAAAAAACCATTCGTAAACGCGTTGCCCGGAAATTCCCTCAAAGATTGCAATTGGCAAGAGAAATAAGGTGGCACCGATCACTATGTCGGCCAACTGCAACCGCCCTGCCCGATCATGAAAATATATTCGCCCAAGCAACCATGGCAAACCCCAAATGGCGAGTATGTAAAGGCTTGATATCCAGCCTGCTGGACTCACATGTCTAAAAAAGGACTGGATAAGTGGCCAAAGGCACCATGCAACCATCGGAAGGTCAATCACCGTTGGACGGAAAGTGGCGAGTTTCCGGTAATCGAATATCATGGCTCCAACTAACGCTGTTATCGCGGCTATCAGTGCTTTGTTAATCAAACTGTCGGCCGGCAGGGCAGAAGTCATGATCTGATAGGAAGACAGCATTTCGGCGTTTGCAATTTCGATTGGTAATGATGGGTAGTAAGAAACCGGAAGAAATAACAGACCAGAAACATAAACGATCGCCACGGCTTTCTGTGGTCTAAGCCCATAAAATGCGGCTATGCCGAGTAGAAAGAACGCAATATAGGTTATCGATATTGCGTTCATCCGTTCATCCCTGCTCTATTGCGTATTATAGGCTATAGCTGCAAAATGTCTCTATTCGAAAATCCTACCCAGGCTGTTGGAATATTTGCGTTTCTGACCGCTTTTTTTGGTTGTGTCATGGCGGGGCGCTCGACTGGGTGGATCATTTGGCGATGGTTAACCGCGCTATATTTGGTCTTCGCAATAGAGTTGATGGTTGGATTGCGCCACGGACTTCGTGTCATGGTCAATGATGTTATGCAGTCAGCGGAAATATATAGTGATCGTGCTGTAATCCAATGGGCATTGGTGCTCGTTTTACTTGCGTTAGTGCTGGCACTTTCTTCACGCTATCTTATCAGGGCGAGAAAATTCGGATCGCTATCCAAGACGCGCTTTGCTGCTATTGCAGCTACCGTTGCTTTGATTTCGGTGTTTTTGTTGGAACTTATCTCGTTCCACGAGATTGACGCTTTGCTATATCAAAAATTTGCAAGTGTGATGGTAATCGGTTGGATATGGGCGGGTTTAGCCATTGCTGTTATGATATCCGGGTTGTCGGAGCTGGTGCATGAATCTTCGCTGTTAAACTCTAAATGAAAGATGATTAACGCATTTGATTTCATTTACTGTTGCGGTAACGAAGCGTCATTTATCGGGGATTTGGCTATAATGAGATTATTGTTCGCTTTGCCGGGCTTTCACAAATATGAGCGCGGTGCAGAAATAGCTCTGTTATCTGTTGCAGCAGAACTCGCAAGAACCGGAGATGATGTGACGGTTATTGGATCCGGACAGGCACGGCCGGATGATCCCTATAAGTTTATACATGCCAGTTCGATTCGCCGTGAAAATTTTGAAAAATTCCCCTTCATCCCTCTGTTTCGCAGTGAAACGGTATATGAAGAGGCCACTTTTGCTGCCAATTTGGCTCTACGATATCAGCCGTCAGATTTCGATGCGGTGCTAACTTGCTCTTTTCCCTTTACCAATATGGTTCTGCGGCGCCCCGTTTTGGGCGGTAAAAAGCCTTTGAATCTATTCATAACCCAAAATGGCGAATGGCCAGCGGTTTCGAATGACGCCGAATACCGCTTCTTTTCTTGCGACGGGCTGGTTTGTACAAATCCCGACTATTATGAAACCAATAAGGATCGCTGGAACTGCGCTCTTATTCCCAACGGTATCTCGATTGATCGGTTCAAATTGGGGGCTGGCGATAGAGCCGCACTGGGTTTTCCAGCCGATCGGCAGGTTATTTTGATGGTCAGCGCGCTCATTCCTACAAAACGGGTATTGGACGGTATTCGAGCGGTGGCGCCAATGGGCGATGCTCATCTAGTGGTGGCTGGCGATGGACCGATGCGCGAGGAGGTAAAGGCGTTGGCTGCAGAATTACTACCCGGCCGTTTCACGCAATTGACTGTGACCCCTGATCAAATGCCGACACTTTATCAATCTGCAGACGTATTCTTGCATATGTCGTTGCTGGAATCTTTCGGAAATGTTTTTCCGGAAGCCATGGCTTGTGGGTTGCCTATTGTTGGTCACGATACGCAGCGCTTGCGTTGGATTGTTGGCGATGAAGAGTTTTTGGTTGATACGCAAAATACTCCGTCAGTCACAAAAGCGCTGACAGACGCTTTGGCTGCCAAGCAAGCGGCACCGGTAAAAGTATCTGAACGCGCAACCAATTTTGCTTGGCAAAATATTGCCCGTCAATATCGTGAATTTTTAACGGAATTAATGAGTGATCAGAGCTGAGCAGGAATAGTATCGAGGCTCTCGAAATAGGCTATTGTCTTTTCCAAGCCTTCTTTCAATTCGATCGTCGGCTCCCAGCCGAGCTCTGATTTGGCCAGACCAATGTTAGGTTGCCGCTGTTTTGGATCGTCCTGCGGTAGCGGAAGATCAATGATTTTTGATCCAGAATTTGTCATTTCGACAACCAATTCAGCCAGTTCTCTGATAGAAAATTCATTGGGATTACCGATGTTTACCGGTCCAGTAAATCCGTCACTGCTATTCATAAGCTTCATCAAGCCATCAACTAGATCATCGACGTAGCAGAAGCTTCTTGTCTGACTGCCATTACCGAAAATAGTGATATCTTCCCCCCTGATGGCCTGCATTATGAAATTAGAGACAACCCGGCCGTCGGAAGGGTGCATTCTTGGACCATAAGTATTGAAAATTCGAGCAACTTTTATTTCTATGTCATGCTGCCGATTATAATCGAAAAACAGTGTTTCAGCACAGCGCTTTCCTTCATCATAGCAGGAACGAATACCAATTGGATTGACATTCCCCCAATAGTCTTCGGTTTGGGGATGTACGACCGGATCGCCATAGACTTCACTGGTTGACGCTTGCAAAATCCTACACTTTAGACGCTTGGCGAGGCCAAGCATATTGATAGCTCCATGGACCGAAACCTTGGTGGTTTGAACCGGATCGTGCTGATAGTGAATTGGTGATGCCGGGCAGGCGAGATTATAGATTTCATCCACTTCGACAAAGAGGGGTAAGCAGACATCATGCCGCATGAACTCAAAACGTGGATGTTGCAGCAAATGGGATATATTGCTTTTGGAGCCCGTAAACAGGTTGTCGACACAAAGAACTTCGTGACCTTGTTCGATCAGCCGGTCGATAAGGTGTGAACCAAGAAACCCGCAACCACCGGTAACCAATACACGTTTTTGTAAAAAGTAGTCGCGGCTCATGCCAATATCTCCGGTGAAATCAATGCGCTGTTCGATACAGGCGGCGACCATAGCTAGCAATAGTGATGATATATTTAATCTGCTAGCGTTGAGAAGCAGCACATTCTCGGATCGAGGCAGTGGATAATCATCGTGACGCCGCATTGTGGATTTGTTACGATATTGTGCACACTAAACTACCCGCAATGAAAGACATACATCAACTCATGCATTTTTTTAGGACTGTTCTGACTGTTGCTATGATATTCAGCGTCCGCCCTGCACTGGCGGAACAGGGGGCAATACCTCCCGGTTTAGAGCTTCCTCCGATTCCCAGTAATTTTGATGTTGAACAGGAGTATGTCGCGGGCTGGGGCAGCGGAAAAATTCCCAAAAGCGCGGCGCCTGATGTGGTTGGGGCTTTTCGCTTCCTGTGCAGTCCGGGGCAACTCAGCTATGACGATCCGATCGTATATCCAGGAAAACCAGGTAAATCGCACTTACATCAATTTTTTGGAAACACGGGGGCAAATGCGTATTCAACTTATGAAAGCCTTCGTAAAACCGGCGATAGCACATGCAATAACCGGCTGAACCGCTCGGCTTATTGGATGCCAGCAATGCTGAACGGGCGCGGCCAAGTCGTCAAACCGCGCTATGTCAGTATCTATTATAAACGCATCCCAGAGTCGTCTCCCGATTGCCTGGGCCGCGGTAAAAACCCCCAGAATATGTGTATTACCATTCCACGAGGTCTTCGTTATATTTTCGGTCATGACATGCTGGATAAGTCCGGCAAGAAAACTGGCAAAGGTTACTTCAACTGTTACGGACCAGGCGCTAAATCGGGAACTTATCCTGATATTGTCACAGCTGCTCAATATTGCCCGGTCGGAGCTAAGATTGGCGCTTTGATAAGCGCACCTGATTGTTGGGATGGACGAAACCTCGATAGTCCAGATCATCGTGCACATGTCGCATATCGAAAATATGGCAATGATGGCAAAGCTAGATGTCCGAAAACCCATCCTTATAGAATGCCGACATTCACTTTGGGCTCTTGGTATGACGTCGATGAAACCCTCGATCGATCGGGAAGATGGGACCCAGACAAGCCCAGTTGGCATCTGTCTTCAGATTATATGCCGGGAATGAAACCGGCAAAGCCCGGTTCAACATTTCATACCGACTGGTTCGGAGCATGGGATGACGAAGCTTTGGCTTTGTGGACAGCGCATTGTATAAATAAACTGCTAAATTGTTCAGGCGGTGAGCTGGGAAACGGCAAACAGCTTAAGCCTACCAACGGTTATAACAATCAAGGCCAGCAAAGAATATTTGATCCGCCACCAGATCCTGGTTTGCACCATCACGTACATGGAAATGAGGCCAGTGTTCCGAATGAGAGCGATGGTAATCCATGACCGCGTTAGAAAACGGGTTGTCCATTATGTTTTGGTTTTTGGCAGCACCCTTCATTCTTCTCTTCGCCATCTATATATTGGAATTGATGTTTGGTCTGTTCTTCGTTCGTGAACGGAGCAAAGCCAGGCCAGCGGCGGATATTGGAGACCCTAAGATAGCCATATTGATTCCTGCGCACAATGAGGCGTCAATTATAACTCGAACAATTCAAAGGCTGGTCGAAAATATACCATCAGGCACGCGTGTTCTAGTGGTTGCCGACAATTGCAGTGATCGAACTGCTGAGTTGGCACGAAAAGCAGGAGCAGAAGTGGTGGACCGCTTCGACAA
Encoded proteins:
- the epsI gene encoding exosortase-associated protein EpsI, V-type translates to MNAESQSDVIAGKSSLVNRRHLIMGGAFCLAAGLAYARTPQVVFPAVEKEDFEKLIPERIGSWEFKTSSGVVLPPPDALSDRLYDNLVTRVYSAPEDPPIMFLTAYSNTQDGVLQVHRPEICYPAGGYNLTPTRPVSIENGVGGNIAANAFTATGRDRTEHVLYWTRVGNQFPLTWSQQRLAVVRANLEGVIPDGVLVRASLIAPTMEEAMPHLSKFAAQLNQNMNDQGRALLSGIKSNG
- a CDS encoding XrtV sorting system accessory protein — protein: METIYDWLTVAIFGGLIVLFLDRSVEDDPPDHLWQYLVASVGCAGANYLGNEGYQLAAVAVIATVITFIMMVLKPFDKFNRPKE
- a CDS encoding SurA N-terminal domain-containing protein; its protein translation is MRQDIATDDLVDHPQPNDQEIIQLNRQKLRLSANRKWFPIRSSVAMHAAVYFYGSSNKPMIRFVFLLDKAAGEVTMLNTISVKKRALMCITASAVMLTGCEKTAEGQVAAVVNGEEVTLQEINAALSEANVPEGADKEVLQQQALQQIVDRRLLAQAAKESGIDQDPSYLIRQRQLSEALLVRMYADKAGTTIKVPDQAAIDRYTEAHPFTFANRTVYAVDQIVFPAPANLGDLKQLEVAQTLADVERILTDMDIKFVRKSAQMDSVQVPPAMMAQIVSLAPGEPFVIPTGATVTASVIKAQQKVPYNAEQAGPVAVKAIRNEEMAKIMKQRLTEAKAKAEITYQTGFAPPAEKGGEADTPDVIKKAVEAPSG
- a CDS encoding glycosyltransferase family 4 protein, whose translation is MRLLFALPGFHKYERGAEIALLSVAAELARTGDDVTVIGSGQARPDDPYKFIHASSIRRENFEKFPFIPLFRSETVYEEATFAANLALRYQPSDFDAVLTCSFPFTNMVLRRPVLGGKKPLNLFITQNGEWPAVSNDAEYRFFSCDGLVCTNPDYYETNKDRWNCALIPNGISIDRFKLGAGDRAALGFPADRQVILMVSALIPTKRVLDGIRAVAPMGDAHLVVAGDGPMREEVKALAAELLPGRFTQLTVTPDQMPTLYQSADVFLHMSLLESFGNVFPEAMACGLPIVGHDTQRLRWIVGDEEFLVDTQNTPSVTKALTDALAAKQAAPVKVSERATNFAWQNIARQYREFLTELMSDQS
- a CDS encoding UDP-glucuronic acid decarboxylase family protein, which translates into the protein MSRDYFLQKRVLVTGGCGFLGSHLIDRLIEQGHEVLCVDNLFTGSKSNISHLLQHPRFEFMRHDVCLPLFVEVDEIYNLACPASPIHYQHDPVQTTKVSVHGAINMLGLAKRLKCRILQASTSEVYGDPVVHPQTEDYWGNVNPIGIRSCYDEGKRCAETLFFDYNRQHDIEIKVARIFNTYGPRMHPSDGRVVSNFIMQAIRGEDITIFGNGSQTRSFCYVDDLVDGLMKLMNSSDGFTGPVNIGNPNEFSIRELAELVVEMTNSGSKIIDLPLPQDDPKQRQPNIGLAKSELGWEPTIELKEGLEKTIAYFESLDTIPAQL
- a CDS encoding DUF1996 domain-containing protein: MIFSVRPALAEQGAIPPGLELPPIPSNFDVEQEYVAGWGSGKIPKSAAPDVVGAFRFLCSPGQLSYDDPIVYPGKPGKSHLHQFFGNTGANAYSTYESLRKTGDSTCNNRLNRSAYWMPAMLNGRGQVVKPRYVSIYYKRIPESSPDCLGRGKNPQNMCITIPRGLRYIFGHDMLDKSGKKTGKGYFNCYGPGAKSGTYPDIVTAAQYCPVGAKIGALISAPDCWDGRNLDSPDHRAHVAYRKYGNDGKARCPKTHPYRMPTFTLGSWYDVDETLDRSGRWDPDKPSWHLSSDYMPGMKPAKPGSTFHTDWFGAWDDEALALWTAHCINKLLNCSGGELGNGKQLKPTNGYNNQGQQRIFDPPPDPGLHHHVHGNEASVPNESDGNP